Proteins co-encoded in one Malus domestica chromosome 09, GDT2T_hap1 genomic window:
- the LOC103442596 gene encoding vascular-related unknown protein 1: MEKSCNSSLIKAVTSKETTYSCTEEESGWTAYFEDFSNNNNKRKEEEEKQGGGAQSFGYTSSLVSDAASGAAWKLASHNNQSNEGSIGVPPNNFPRKLSFKKTRTKKISGDDLEDTASSPVNSPKIGDLRPVDINPRKIDDHHMNMNSLGNEGTSVEHFAEIEQAHDEKSSDCTDLKNKGLCLVPMSWLVNYIG, encoded by the exons ATGGAGAAGTCTTGCAATTCATCGTTGATCAAAGCTGTTACTTCAAAAGAAACCACATACTCATGCACAGAGGAGGAGAGTGGTTGGACTGCTTACTTTGAAGACTTCTCGAACaacaataataaaagaaaagaagaagaagaaaaacaggGAGGAGGAGCGCAAAGTTTTGGCTACACCTCTTCTTTGGTTTCTGATGCTGCTTCTGGTGCTGCATGGAAATTAGCTTCCCACAACAATCAAAGCAATGAAGGCTCTATTGGGGTCCCACCCAATAATTTTCCCAGGAAATTAAGCTTCAAGAAAACAAGAACCAAAAAGATTTCTGGTGATGATTTGGAGGACACTGCTAGTTCTCCTGTTAATAGTCCCAAG ATTGGTGATTTGAGACCAGTTGATATAAATCCCAGAAAGATAGACGATCATCATATGAATATGAATTCTTTG GGTAATGAGGGGACTAGTGTAGAACATTTTGCAGAGATAGAACAGGCCCATGATGAAAAAAGTAGTGATTGTACGGACTTAAAGAACAAAGGGTTGTGCTTGGTTCCCATGTCCTGGTTGGTGAACTATATTGGTTAA